From the genome of Hymenobacter cellulosilyticus, one region includes:
- a CDS encoding PspC domain-containing protein has translation MKKNISINLQGLIFHIEEDGYDVLSRYLAEVRAHFSGYRGHEEIVADIEGRIAELFAARTSSTKQVITLEDVQEMVGKMGRVSDFQSADDAEEEEAALAGGPEVYTNYAKAAGAAASAAAADTEPKRLYRDMANRKIAGVAAGIAHYFAVNPLWIRLAFLGFLIFPPIALGDRHDDFGGNVAGFSLIAYIILWIALPKKYDATSADEDPTFKKLYRDTDTGKVGGVSAGLSAYFKVDVVLIRVLFVAFVFAGGFAIPLYIVLWILLPEAKTVSDRMRMRGDALTLSSLDSNLRSNPEAGLDGAGNNRPVGAFLENFFHNVRPLLNFIGSALRIFIGILMTITGFGILLALVIALGVGLGMIPESQNIMLFDTPAYVALNAIPSWSLLPFFLVTAIPPLAMMLAGLGLLLRRSVLSRTANLTMFGLWLLGLVGSSVAIAQVARNFEEEAEVVQNQNFPALAATPHLFLDARRMDRSSSQWVDVELAAADSGAAVRVDKNFSASGPTQENARQVAISSVSYTVRQSNDTTLVFDDHFTYRPGAAFRDQDVSLLVHLPRNKTFRMSQSFASMLDDDDFLNEQRPNDAYKHAYRLTGNKLECLNCTGEDLQDSFGNYDDEDSETTDNDSTDTTVDINSGDENFRIRVNTDEDEDGGVDVDIDIDDKGFSSDPSRYGSARRTFDLKGFRTIEAGASTGCMCARAPNSRWKPPVMSATCATCG, from the coding sequence ATGAAAAAGAATATCAGCATTAACCTCCAAGGCCTCATCTTCCACATCGAAGAAGATGGTTACGACGTACTGAGCCGCTACCTGGCCGAGGTACGAGCCCACTTTTCCGGCTACCGCGGGCACGAGGAAATCGTGGCCGACATTGAGGGCCGGATTGCCGAGCTGTTTGCCGCTCGCACCTCGTCTACCAAGCAGGTAATTACCCTGGAGGACGTGCAGGAGATGGTTGGCAAAATGGGCCGCGTGAGCGACTTCCAGTCGGCCGACGACGCCGAGGAAGAGGAAGCAGCCCTGGCCGGTGGCCCCGAGGTGTACACCAACTACGCCAAGGCCGCAGGCGCCGCCGCTTCGGCCGCAGCCGCCGATACGGAGCCCAAGCGCCTGTACCGCGACATGGCCAACCGCAAGATTGCGGGCGTTGCCGCCGGTATTGCCCACTACTTCGCCGTCAATCCGCTCTGGATTCGGCTGGCCTTCCTGGGTTTCCTGATCTTCCCGCCCATTGCCCTGGGTGACCGTCACGACGACTTCGGCGGCAACGTAGCGGGCTTCTCCCTGATTGCCTATATCATCCTCTGGATTGCGTTGCCCAAGAAGTACGACGCGACTTCCGCCGACGAGGACCCCACGTTCAAGAAGCTCTACCGCGACACCGACACCGGCAAGGTCGGCGGGGTTTCGGCCGGCTTGTCGGCCTACTTCAAGGTGGACGTGGTGCTGATTCGGGTCTTGTTCGTGGCCTTCGTCTTTGCCGGCGGCTTTGCCATCCCGCTCTACATCGTGCTCTGGATTCTGCTGCCCGAAGCCAAAACCGTGTCTGACCGGATGCGGATGCGGGGCGACGCGCTGACCCTTTCTAGCCTCGACAGCAACCTGCGCAGTAATCCCGAAGCTGGCCTCGACGGCGCGGGCAACAACCGCCCCGTGGGTGCCTTTCTGGAGAACTTCTTCCACAACGTGCGGCCCCTGTTGAACTTCATCGGTTCGGCCCTGCGCATCTTCATCGGCATTCTGATGACCATCACGGGTTTCGGCATCCTGCTGGCCCTGGTTATTGCCCTGGGCGTGGGCCTGGGCATGATTCCGGAAAGCCAGAACATTATGCTCTTCGACACTCCGGCTTACGTGGCGCTCAATGCCATTCCTTCCTGGTCGTTGCTGCCTTTCTTCCTGGTCACGGCCATTCCTCCCCTGGCTATGATGCTGGCTGGCTTGGGCTTGCTACTGCGCCGCTCAGTGCTGAGCCGCACCGCTAACCTGACCATGTTCGGGCTCTGGCTGCTGGGCCTGGTGGGTTCGTCCGTGGCCATTGCCCAGGTTGCCCGCAACTTCGAAGAAGAAGCCGAAGTGGTGCAGAATCAGAACTTCCCGGCCCTGGCCGCTACTCCCCACCTCTTCCTCGATGCCCGCCGGATGGACCGTTCTTCCTCGCAGTGGGTGGATGTAGAGCTGGCCGCCGCCGACAGCGGAGCCGCCGTGCGAGTTGACAAGAACTTCTCGGCCAGTGGCCCTACCCAGGAAAATGCCCGGCAGGTTGCCATTAGCTCGGTAAGCTACACCGTACGCCAGAGCAACGATACCACCTTGGTCTTTGATGACCACTTCACCTACCGCCCCGGCGCCGCCTTCCGCGACCAGGACGTGAGCCTGCTAGTGCACCTACCCCGCAACAAGACGTTCCGCATGAGCCAGAGCTTTGCCTCCATGCTCGACGACGACGACTTCCTGAACGAGCAGCGCCCTAACGATGCCTACAAGCATGCCTACCGCCTCACCGGCAATAAGCTGGAATGCCTTAACTGCACCGGCGAAGACCTGCAGGACAGCTTCGGCAACTACGACGACGAGGACTCGGAAACGACCGATAACGACAGCACCGATACGACGGTAGACATCAACTCCGGCGACGAAAACTTCCGGATTCGGGTCAATACCGACGAAGACGAGGATGGTGGCGTAGACGTGGATATCGACATCGACGATAAAGGCTTCTCCTCCGACCCCAGCCGCTACGGCTCGGCCCGCCGCACCTTCGACCTGAAGGGCTTCCGCACCATCGAGGCCGGGGCATCTACCGGGTGTATGTGCGCCAGGGCCCCGAATTCAAGGTGGAAGCCGCCGGTGATGAGCGCGACCTGCGCAACCTGCGGGTAG
- a CDS encoding GIN domain-containing protein, translating to MRQGPEFKVEAAGDERDLRNLRVETDGDELLIRDRNRNNFFSGLKGNHKPILIRVQMPQLTSLDLSGISKANVAGFNGQSLQVQQSGACYAVLDVNVPRLDLDLTGASRADLRGTANDLNVEGSGACQVQGLRMNTQTADFDLSGMSKARVRVASRLRAELSGASRVEYAGSPERVQKELSGSSRVTRLRSTDNE from the coding sequence GTGCGCCAGGGCCCCGAATTCAAGGTGGAAGCCGCCGGTGATGAGCGCGACCTGCGCAACCTGCGGGTAGAAACCGACGGCGACGAGCTGCTGATTCGGGACCGTAACCGGAATAATTTCTTTTCGGGCCTTAAGGGCAACCACAAGCCCATCCTGATTCGGGTGCAGATGCCTCAGCTGACGTCGCTTGACCTGAGTGGCATTTCCAAGGCCAACGTGGCCGGCTTCAACGGCCAGTCTCTGCAGGTGCAGCAGTCGGGCGCCTGCTACGCGGTACTCGACGTGAACGTACCCCGCCTCGACCTGGACCTGACCGGTGCTTCCCGCGCCGATTTGCGGGGTACGGCCAACGACCTGAACGTGGAAGGCTCCGGGGCCTGCCAGGTACAGGGCCTGCGCATGAACACCCAAACGGCTGATTTCGACCTCTCAGGCATGAGCAAAGCTCGGGTGCGGGTGGCCAGCCGCCTGCGGGCCGAGCTTAGCGGCGCCAGCCGCGTGGAATACGCCGGCTCGCCCGAGCGGGTACAGAAAGAACTTTCGGGCTCCTCGCGCGTGACCCGCCTGCGCAGCACCGATAATGAGTAG